Proteins from one Mercurialis annua linkage group LG7, ddMerAnnu1.2, whole genome shotgun sequence genomic window:
- the LOC126654678 gene encoding U-box domain-containing protein 27-like: protein MVRDDLYITVPSLFRCPISLDVMKSPVSLSTGVTYDRVSIQRWLDQGNNTCPATMQILQTKDFVPNCTLQRLIQIWSDSAERHQTHHPRVDSVAVPSQDEIKCMVKEIEYSKDRSFFKELEKIMCFAEESDENRSFLAKLDGFVEMLVDFMGDSKEIDFVEQVIRVLDLILMHITQHHQLMSKKKHLDSLVLILRRGKSIQSRIGSVRIVESIANNAESKLIIGENDDLLLELVKSTGLKNDPTLIEASLSCLISISKAKRVKSKLVNLKTIPELRKIITAEVSDTNLVLNSTTEKALKLIETLVSCKEGRAEMCNDVACIEAVVQKLFKVSSKATEHAVTILWSLCYLFRDGKAREAVMKSNGLTKILLLMQSNCSPAVRQMATDLLKIFRVNSKCCLSSYDTKTTHIMPF, encoded by the coding sequence ATGGTGAGAGATGATTTGTACATAACTGTGCCCAGTTTGTTCCGCTGTCCGATCTCCCTCGACGTAATGAAATCACCCGTCAGTTTGTCCACCGGAGTCACCTACGACCGCGTCAGCATCCAACGTTGGCTTGATCAAGGCAATAACACCTGTCCGGCCACCATGCAGATCCTTCAGACCAAAGACTTTGTTCCCAACTGCACCTTACAACGGCTCATCCAGATCTGGTCTGACTCAGCCGAACGACACCAGACTCACCATCCCCGAGTTGACTCGGTAGCGGTGCCTTCACAGGATGAAATCAAGTGCATGGTTAAAGAAATTGAGTACTCAAAGGATCGgagtttttttaaagaattggAGAAAATTATGTGTTTTGCTGAAGAATCCGACGAGAACCGGAGTTTTTTAGCGAAATTGGACGGGTTTGTGGAAATGCTTGTTGATTTTATGGGTGATAGTAAGGAGATTGATTTTGTTGAGCAAGTAATTAGggttttagatttgattttgaTGCACATTACCCAGCATCATCAGTTAATGTCGAAGAAAAAACATCTTGATTCTCTGGTTTTAATTCTCCGGAGAGGAAAAAGCATTCAATCAAGAATCGGGTCGGTGAGAATTGTCGAATCGATAGCGAATAATGCGGAATCGAAGTTGATAATAGGCGAAAACGATGATTTATTATTAGAATTGGTAAAATCAACTGGTTTAAAAAACGATCCAACCTTGATTGAAGCGAGTTTATCATGTTTAATTTCGATTTCAAAGGCGAAAAGAGTAAAATCGAAACTAGTAAATCTCAAAACCATTCCCGAactaagaaaaataataacagCAGAGGTTTCGGATACgaatttggttttaaattcgACGACAGAGAAGGCGTTGAAGCTCATCGAAACGCTGGTGTCTTGCAAAGAAGGGCGGGCGGAGATGTGCAACGACGTAGCGTGCATAGAGGCCGTGGTGCAGAAGTTGTTTAAGGTGTCGAGTAAAGCAACGGAGCACGCGGTGACGATACTGTGGAGTTTGTGTTATTTGTTTCGGGACGGGAAGGCGAGAGAGGCGGTGATGAAGAGCAACGGATTAACGAAGATTTTGCTATTGATGCAAAGTAATTGCTCGCCTGCTGTTAGGCAAATGGCGACTGATTTGTTGAAGATTTTCAGGGTGAATTCTAAGTGTTGTCTTTCTAGTTATGATACTAAGACTACCCATATTATGCCTTTTTGA